The sequence TGGATGTTGAAAGAGACATTAGAAACTGCTCCGCCTGTGTACTCAATCAGCCGCTCCAGAACGATCAACCCCTCCAACCACTTGACTTACCACCGAGACCTTGGACGAAGTTAGGTATCGATCTGGTAGGTCCTATCCAGAACAAGTTCATATTGACTGTGATTGACTACTATACCTCATTTCCAGAGGCTGTGGTGATATCTGACATATCATCAGCAACTGTCATTACAGAAATGACAAAGATCTTTTCTCGATTCGGATTCCCCCTAGAGGTCGTGACGGATAATGGCAGGCAGTTTGTAGGACAGCTTTTTGAGTCGTTCCTCAAGACGTGTGGTGTCAAACACATTCGTGCATCTCCATATTATCCGAAATCGAATGGGAAAATTGAGAGATTTCACCGATACCTAAAGAAAGCCTTCAgagcggccgagtgtgaaggaAAGGTGTGGGGGGAGGAGCTTCCTAAGATTCTGATGGCATATCGTTCAACGCCACACAGAGCGTCGGGGGAGACACCAGCTATGCTGATGTTTGGACGAGACATTCGTACAAAGATTCCAAACGTGGAGAAGGGAGATGACATATCACACAACAGAAAGAAGACAAATGACATCCGACACCATCACCAGGAGTACAGAACCAAAATGAAACAGTACGCTGACCAGAAGAGAAGAGCGAAGGAACACAACTTTGAAGTTGGTGACGTTGTGTACATTGCTAGTATGGAGAACGGAAAGCTGGATTCCATATTCAGAGACACTCGCTATGTGTTACTCAAAAACACATCGGACAATTCTTTCGAACTGATTAACACAGAAGATGGATCAAAGGTCATCAGGAATGTCAAACATCTGCGCCACACTCCAGTGGTAATGGACTTTGATGTTCCGGAGCCAACCGAGGCTCGGGTTCTCAATGACAATCTGGACATGGAGTTCGCTCAGATCACTCCAGCAGTCGAGATTCCACCTGAACCCGACTCTGCCCCTGTTCCAGAATGGCAGGTTGTCACTACCAGGCGTGGCAGGGTTGTTAGAAAGCCTGCACGTTACAGGGACACTTAGTAACTGTAAAGTgacttagtaaaaaaaaaaaaaataagttatgTTCAACTGTAATAATCATCATATTGAATCtgttaatgaatgaaaaaaaaaaaaaaaaaaagagttgtgAACATTACAGTACAGTGTTATTGTAGGCAACAGTAATAGACAGTTAGTCACAAGGGATTTAATTTGATTGTTTGTAATGAAACCCTTTTATGTTGAAGTAGTACTTTAATTCTAAACAAGGGAGGGATGTAGTATAGTATCTTAGCTACTGGAGATATCGCGAGATGCTGGGAGAGATCGCGGGATGCGGAGAGACACGCTAGACTGAGAGCAGGGACATGGTGATTATAATGTGTTAATAAATCGAGTTAATAAGAACCTGACTGATCATTTATGGACAACACAAcagtcgcattcaaaacaaatagacgttgggacacatggctaatttgcatacgtgcacaggactggttggctccgcaaggcaaataatggaacatatctatctatctatctatctaggcctttctgtctatctatctatcaacgcgtgtctagttttaatgtgatgtattgtgtgtattatccagtcagacttgttctgtgtggtattgtaggctactgtcctgtgtgggacgaaccacctaaatggattcccgacgatttgtgtcgtttggtattaataaagacttgactatctatctatctagactatttaattaaaaattattcacctcaggctccgtgaatagtggggaatagagggataaaagacaagagatatatcccttgtcatttatccctcgtcttgtcgattagtttgtttatgtgacgatttcaaatactattttggttttgtttaaagcatgctacacgcgattggttggttagattggtggcatgcagagcaaattataatgattcccgcttaaatacgaacgttctagatgtagcctataaatactcccgcttatcatcacttgatatccaaaccactatggcgtttcgatctctgaactgaaaaagggtgggttcgtacaacaccgggtgcccagttacagccgcgattatacttcagccgacattttgttcagtgagtgaataaaggtaggtaggaaccaaagtgcctgccgatgttccctgggatccacgcaagcgaagagcgtctacattccgattggctgtcagtgtttggtcgctgaagcgaataatagtcatttgcataaagttaaaaagttttcaacttctttttgacgctctggtcgctcaactttggccgctggtagcgttggtcgctttggtcgctctggtcgctcttgcccatagaaagtgaatgacttccggcgatttggtcgctcaattcgcttctggtgtggacggacagtaactctgcaccacggctgaatttagggaacgtctttgaatactgtgttagttgcccactaatacctatattaaagaatacataaaatagcatgtcatgggacctttaagttgaAATACTGGCTACTTCCAGTCATAACAGAGTTTTAGAGGAAAGGCCAACTGAATGGCTCTGGAGGTGGTTGTATTAACCACTTTGGAATTGCTTTGGAGTTGCAGAAATAACGCCCAGTTCCTGAACTGAAAGCAGCGGTCATAATATCATTGTCCCTGGCAATTTATAGCTGTTATTGATCGGTCTGAACTGCAAATCAATATAACAGCTATACTATActgagagaaaacaaaacacacgtACCAAGTAAATGGAGTTCAATTCAAAGAGTCATTTTCTTCCCGATTGCTACTGTCCCTGGTGCAACACCCAAAACAAACTTTACTTTTCACATAAGTACTGTTAATTCTGGCATATGGCAAATAGAAGTTTAGCCATAATGCCGTACAAGTTCAAGCTAGAGATCAATGGTTTTTGCTCAGGTCAACGGTTCCCATCCAAACTGTTTCTGCTTTAAGTCGTAAACTACACCGTTAACTTTACACTGTGGCCTGACACGCATGTTTGAATATGACAAAGACATGACAGCCTATTATAGTgaggccaaacacacacatgagcgccACACTTTTAATGGGTCACAAGTGACTCGGTGCAGACTGACAGAACGTGTCTGAACAGCAGACGGTCAAACACACTGGCGCCTGCCCTGAGGCTGCCATGCggatggacacgcacacacacacacacacacacacacacacacacacacacacagacgtaatgcacatgaatgcacacatacatacaaaaacaTACGTACGAGAATTTGTACGGCGAGCTTGTCATTATTTtgcaataataatatatatatatctatatatataaatatatatatactgtatatatatatatatatatatatatatataatgactGGATCAATGTACATTATAGTGTTTCTTACATGGCTACTTATTAAAGAAATCAATCATTATAATCAAAATATAGCAAACAAATGTTGACATTGATTAGAAAAATATTTGTATTGCTTAGAGTAAAAAAATATTCGTCGAATTCTATAGTTCTAAGTATTGTCAATAGCAACGGTCTGTTATTCATAACAGCAGTCTGCTCTTTAAGCATTATCAAAGGAGAGTTTGCTGTTATACAGAATATCCTCAACTCATAAACATTTTCTGAACACTAACTTTCTACTTTGTCTAGGACTACACAGTATTCCCTGCAAGCtactttgtatttgtatgtttccTTATATTTTGCAACCAGTCAAAAAGGAGTCTGTTGACTGTAACTTTGCTGTCATGTGTGATTCTGAACAGCTTACGATCGTTAATGAATATAATGGTTCATATAAACACCTGTAAAGCGGAATGATACATGTAGCTATAATTaaagtgctgttatactctatTTCAGCACTCGTTGAATGCCTCTTGTCCGATCAAATTACTTGGTCGGcaataactgttgtataatcaGATAAAACAGACCCTGGAATACCTTCATTGAGCAATCAAATTGAGTAATCAACAAAGCTTTGTAATAAATATAGCCTATACAAACACATCCTCCTCCTTACTATACTGTCTTTGATCTTAGAACTGAAGACAGAGAAGGTTGCAGCTATGCTGATGAGGCATGACATGCAAACATGTACTCTTTTGatcatagtaggcctactttacttCTGCTACAGTTTGTCTTATCCACACTATCTTTCCTTCTCTGGAGGACTTTGATGGGATTGATTCAAAAAGAGCCTACAAATTTGCCGTGTGGAGCTGAATAGTAACTAAATTAGCTTAACTAATTTGCCCTAATGCGCCAAATAACTAGCTGACCTAACTAGCATTATAAAAAGGCAAAACATCAAGCTAACTAAACTAGCTTATCAACAAACTACCTAAACTCGTTAAAAAGCAGGCTCACTCAATAGCTTAACAGCAAGTGCACTAAACTATCTTACAGTAATGGCAAGATAAGTGAACTAAATAGCAACGCAGCAGTTGAACACATGGCTGTGAAGCCGGTGAGCTGGAGAAACAGCTGAGCAAGAAGGAACTTTAGTCACAAATGATGTTTGAGACTCACTCCCAGAGGACAGCAAAGAGGTCATTGTGTTGAAGCACTAGAGCTCAGATGAGAGGATTTGTGGTCTTTATTCTTGTAAGAGTCCCACTTTTCTGAAAGCCGTCGCAgaacctttaaataaataaaagtcacGGAGAGAGCAGCGCCGTACTACATCACTTGATCATTTGCTCACTTTCTCTTTAGTTCTCTATCTTCGTGTCTCTGTCTTATAAATATCTCCCttgcagcgcacacacacacacacacacacacgcacacacacacacacacacacacacacacacacacacacacacacacacacacacacacacacacacacacacacacacacacacacacacacacacacacacacaaacacacacaaggagtACAGGTGGCAGTTAAACCCAAAaagttcacacacaaataaacatacacacacacacatacatttcaaGCAAGCATAGATTATTCAAACTGTaatatatttttcattttatttcattaactTGTTTCGGTGCATTTCTTTCAAGTTGTCTTTATGTCCTTTTGGTCATTATTTTAAGCAAAATATTCTGCTTCACAGAAATGTTGAGTTCCCCTTTGCATCAGTCCACAAGCTGCCCTCTTGCTGTCCCCAAAAAATAATCATGTAATATTACTGCCAAATGCCAACACCTGAACCCTTACTGCTAGtgcatacaaatgcacacacagacacacacagacacacacacacacacacacacacacacacacacacatacacacacacacacgcacgcacgcacgcacgcacacgcacacacagacacacacacacacacacacacacacacacacacacacacacacacacacacacacacacacacacacacacacacacacacacacacacacacactccatggcAGCCCACCATGGTAGTGAGGACCCCAACTGGGTGAGGACAAAGTCAAGGCTAGGACACACTATGGTCTGGGCCGGCTATAGTCCTGGCAAATCCTGGTCCGACCTGTGCCAGTTTCAACCAGCCGAGACGACAACTGAGTCATTGTGAAGTCTTTTCATGCCCCACTTAGCCACTCATCTTCAAAGTGTTACTAGAGGCCTACTACAATACCAAATATCACTTAGATATTAAACCGTGAATTCAAACCATAGGgaaattttgtgtgtgtgggtttttgtgtgtgtgtgtgtgtgtggggggggggggggtgtgtaacCCAAATTTCATAACTTATAATTAAAACCTAAGACTACGTGATTAGGTTTTAAGCACTGATTGAACATGTCTCTCTGAAAACATTACATTCAGTTGTTAAATTAATAATCAAAGAATGAAAtgactataatataatacaatataataatataatacgttGAATTGGAAAACAAGAAAGCTAGAGCCAGGAAAACGCCCAGCTGAAACGATTCCACATTAGCTCTAAAGGGTTTGGCACATTGAAATGGTTCTGAATCTTGGTGTATCTTGGTTCAGGGTATTTGAACTGCTTGGAGCAGGGTTCCATCAGAGGAGCACCTGTATAAACTATAAGGATGAAGTTCAATTTGTAAACCTTCATTTAATTTGTCTAACCCAGTTGCGAGTCCTAGGAATTTCTTCGTAGCTCCTCCCTAGTGGTAGACCAAATCCAACCAGTGTTGGATTTGGTCATGATACTTAGTGAGCAATTGTGATTGGCTGGGTTCCTGCCATGCTGTTTGGGGTGTAGAGGCTGTGAAACCGGGGCAGGGGCCAGCTAATGGCCTCGTGGTGGACTCCTGCTGTCCACTGCTCCTGCTGGCCTGGACATATGCCCTCTCACCAgcccacttcctgtgtgtgtttaggtgtgtgtgtttgtgtgggtgtgtgtgcctgcatgtatgtttgtgtggctgtgtgtctttGCTTGTGCATGTCTGCCTGTGTCATCCTACCGCACAGTATTGCCAAAGGTGTCATACAAGAACACATTATAAACTGAAGATCAGACTTTCCCAGACTAAATTAGACTGTTGTGCATCCGTGATTCTTTCTACAAATGTTTGTTAGTCTTAGAGCacctattttttttcatttgtcaaAGAATATTTTTACGATTCAAACAGTGGATATATTTGGGTGTTCATGAGTTtcagtttttatttgtgtgGGACACagtgagtgtttctgtgtgttttcaatgtgtgtatgtgtgtgtatgtgtgtgtttgtttgtgtgtgtttgtgtgtgtgtgtgtgtgtgtgtgtgtgtgtgtgtgtgtgtgtgtgtgtgtgtgtgtgtgtgtgtgtgtgtgtgtgtgtgtgtgtgtgtgtgtgtgtgtgtggtgggctaAAAGGGGAAAACAAACAAGGTTACACGTGTCTTcggggccggggggggtggggtgatggCCATGAGATGTAGCAGTTTGTGTCTGAGTGTAGGCATGCATAAATGTGAGTATGTGTATGCGCATAGGATTCATCGTGACCTGTCTCTACACaaatattttgtgtgtatgtgtttgtgtgggggaggcgttgtgtgtgtgtgtgtgtgtgtgtgtgtgtgtgtgtgtgtgtgtgtgtgtgtgtgtgtgtgtgtgtgtttgtgtttgtgtgtgtgtgtgtgtgtgtgtgtgtgtgtgtgtgtgtgtgtgtgtgtgtgtgtgtctgtgtgtgtgtgtgtgcgtgtgtgtttgtgtgagagtgtgcgtgcgtgtgtgtgtgtgtgtgtttgtgtaatcaGTGACATTGACAGCCGACTTATATGTGTCTCAGTCGGTGTGTGCTAATTTATGTTTATTCCCTTGCTTCATAGTGCAGTAAGTATGTTAATATCTCTCCCGTTGCATATGATTTTAAACAGAGATAAAATAGAATGTAGATTACTAAGAGCtaaaaggagaagaaagaaatatataaaagatTTTTAATTAGTAGCTAAAATAGTCCAAAAATTGACCAAAAATCCCTTAGAGAAGATTTCTATTTAAACAAATCTAATACTCTCCAGTGGGATGATTTCCGGCTTTCAGTCTTTGCTCACTTTTCGTATTCTCTGCAATATCCATAATTCGTGTAACAAGCCATGACACTGATATATAAATGGTCCATTTATGCAGACAGAGTCTCCTCTTTTTCCCAGTTTGTCACTGTCAttctctatctatccatctatccatctattggTCTATTCACCCATCCATCTATATATGTAATCATCTACCTATCCACCTAgccatatctatctatctgtctccctgtctatctctctctccctctccctctccctctctctctctctctctctctctctctctctctctctctctctctctctctctctctctctctctctctctctctctctctctctctctctctctctctctctctctctctctctgtctgtctgtctgtctgtctgtctctctccatccatctccctctgcctctccctttctctatatatctctttgccgctctctctttccttaCATATTCCTGCCCTCATGTGCACTATACTCGTATTGACCATGTGCTGAAGTCGTTTGTTTTTAAACTTGCCTTGGTGTCGTTGTCTCTCCTTGTTCTTGATGGTTGTGTTTTCTCTGAATGTGGAGGCTTCAGGCTGTTCTTGTTGTGCTGCcggtgtacacacatacacacacacacacacacacacacacacacacacacacacacacacacacacacacacacacacacacacacatccccccccacacacacacacacacacacacacgcacacacacacacacacacacacacacacacacacacacacacacacacacacacacacacacacacacacacacacacatccccccccacacacacacacacacacacacacacacacgcacacacacatacacacacacacacacacacacacacacacacacacacacacacacacacacacacacacacacacacacacacacacacacacacacacacacacacagacacactcattcTCATTCACCCCTGTGGTGCCTCCTCTGTGGCTTTCAAGATGTATTGGTTTACCTGACTCATTCCGTTAGGTGGTTCAAAGCAGGTGGATGCTACAGGTTATCTTATTTCATTGAAGGCCACAGGCATGCATTTGTACAATGATTagtgtcttacacacacacagcaaaaataaacacatacacacctctcaagtgcacaggcagacacacacacaatcaaacatgcaCGTatacacaaccatacacacacacacacactggcaaatTAACAATTAAGTGAGGCAGAGATGTGTAAATATCAGGACGGCATCAGAGCACGATAGGTCAACATTAGCACAGATGTTGCGGCGGCTATTTCAGTACCGACGCTCGTTCATATTCACGCTATGATCCAAGATGTTAAAGGCCCCTGCTTATTGTTTAATGTCCCTCTTTGATCCTCCTAATAATGTCATTTAATTATGTTTCCGTTGTCAACACTCCttccacacccccaccccactcccTATGCTACtccacctctcacacacacacacacacacacacacacacacacacacacacacacacacacacacacacacacacacacacacacatgcatgcaaacacacacacactcatcatccACGCCACCCataccctccacccccccccccccacacacccttcCTCCctgtgcctccctccctccacctctccctcccagaCTCCACGGCGGGCCGGGACTACTACAAGAGCTACCCCATGGTGGACTATAGCCACCGCCAGTCCCCGCCCTCCTTCCAGCCCGTCTCCTTCCACCCCAAGGACAAGCCCTTCCTCCCGCCGCCGGACATCCACGCACCCCTGGCCCTCACCCTGGCCAACGCCTCGCAGATCCCCAAGCCCAAGATCGCCAAGACCAACACGCACCCGCTCACCTCCAGCTCGGCCTTCAAAGCCTGGGACCCCAGTAAGAGCCACCCCGGCAGCTCGTCACCGCACCCGGGACAGATCCACATGGGCCTGCCGGCAGGGCTGAtggcgcagcagcagcagcagcagcagcagcagcagcagcagcagcagcagcagcaccatcagATGCACCAGCATCAGCAACATCACCTTCTCAACTCTCAGGTAGGGCCCTCCATGGCTGTTGCTCAGAGGTAACTCGACTTCTACACATGTGTTTAGCTATTTCGCTCAACGGTCAAGCCGTCAAGCCTACATTCAAAAGTGGACTGATctaccaaaataaaataaaataaacaactgTAGAGATAGCTGTCGGAATAAATGTACAATGTGAGAATGTGTAGTTGTTTATTAACATAATAGTTGCATTCAAGATGTTATGTGTTTTCAGACAAAGTGTGTTTCTGGACTGATTATACAACAGCTTAAACAATATGAGATTCAGCACAAGTAATACACATGCTCATATAATCTGGTGCACCCCTACCATCTGAATGTTCTGAATGTTGGAAGTTTGTTCTCCCGGTGCCTTATTTAGCGATTACACGGCATACAGCCGGAACAACTCGAGGCTTGAGTAGTTTTTTAAATCTAGGTTAAAAGACATGAAAGGCAAATctcaaaatgttttatttaaaatattaagcctgtGAGTTCCCCTTCTACCTCCTCACTTCTTCCTCTGCTTTCCACGCTTACACATTTCTTTTAGTAAGATTTTGATTCTTCTTAGGAAGCTTTTTTGATGCCTTTAAAACATTCTACAATTGAACCACTGTCTcctcaatttaatttaattcaaagTCATGGGAAACATGTTAACATTGCCAAAGCAAGTaaaatgtctctctgtctctctctcgctctccatttccttctctctttctatctctatccctcccccctccctttttctctctcagcTTCCTTAACTGGAGGAACGGAATGGTTGTGGGTCAAATGCaataaaatataatgcaatGTAAAGTAACTCATTCTCTCCATGTCTGtgttttgtctttctctctccctgtctctctatgtctttctctctctctctctctctctctctctctctctctctctctctctctctctctctctctctctctctctctctctctctctctctctctctctctatctctctctatctcttatctctctgcctgtaactctctccctgtctctccttcgatttctctctctatatatctgtgtctctatctctaccctctctctctctctctctctctctctctctctctctctctctctctctctctctctctctctctctctctctctctctctctctctctctctctcactcccccagctgcagctccagcagctccagcagcagcatcaacagcatcagcagcaacagcagcagcagcagcatcagcagcatcagcagcatcaacagcatcaacagcatcaacagcatcagcagcatcagcagcagcagcagagccggCGGCAGCTGTACTCCAACAAGAGGCAGTTCAGCATTGAGACCCTTCCCGAGCTCTTCACCCAGCCGCTGGTGTACGGACACTCGCCCCACGTGCACCCCAAGCACAAGGGGCTGCCCACCAACAGCAAGACGGAGGTCACCGTCTGAACCCCAAACCCAGCGCTTTCCTTGCCaagacaaccaccaccaccaccactaaaacCCAACCAGTGCTCCCTCTAGACTCAACCCAAACCAACTGGTCGCAATCAGGggttgatggtggtgatggaacTGACAGCATATGTGGAGGACAAcggatggatggaaggaaggaacagtGGTAGATGGATAGAACAACTGATGAACGGACAAAGACTGAtattgaggaggaggacattCAATTCAGAGGGTCTCTTGACTAGCATTGTTAGAAGATGCTGTGAAGTTGAAGtggaatttgttttttttacattgacaCCCTGGCAGTATCAGGAGGTTGGAGCCAAGTTGAACGTTACCAACATGGGAAGACATTGACACTGAGTGCCATTGCCCCTTTATGTTGGAGATGTTTGGAGgcgagaaagtgtgtgtgggggggttataCTTCCATCGAAATTGACTCAGGGGCCACAGGAaagctttttattttgtatgtttgGTTGGTAGGATGGCAATGTCTTTGCGTACTGTCTTTTAAGAGAAGGTCCCTCCACCTATTCCTGAAGTTCTCAGAGTGGCTCTTCCATCTAATTACACTATGTATTGTAGAAgcaatactgacacacacatacacacatgcatgctaaCACTCTAAAGCATGTATAGTTAtacacacaaaagcatgcacacacagagaccgccacacacacacacacacacacacacacacacacacacacacacacacacacacacacacacacacacacacacacacacacacacacacacacacacacacacacacacacacacataaacacacaaacacacatgcacatacacacactcaaacacacacacacacacatacattcaaacacagaaaaacGCACATAATACACACTAActattagtgtgtgtctgtgtgtgtggtgcggagGGGGTTGTGTGCACCTCAGAGAGGCAGTATGGTGGGGGGTTGGCCTCAGTCATGTCACCCCATAAGCAGTGACAACACCACTGTGTTGAGATGTCCcatgaaagagcgagagagagagagagagagagagagagagagagagagagagagagagagagagagagagagagagagagagagagagagagagagagagagagagagggagagggagagggagagggagagggagagggagagggagagggagagagagagagaaaataagggATGGATAAAGCGAGAGTTAGTATGGGCAgtgggtaatgtgtgtgtgtgtgtgtgtgtgtgtgtgtgtgtgtgtgtgtgtgtgtgtgtgtgtgtgtgtgtgtgtgtgtgtacgtatgtgtcagtgtgtgtgtgtgtgtatgcagagtGCGCAGGGAGGGATTGTTATAGTCAATGTCTCCCGTAGGCATAAACATGCAAAGAATCAAAGAAAGACACAAATAAATGCAgacaaatacactcacacacacaaacaaagcacaCATATTCCCGTTAGCCTAGTACAGATGTTACAGGGGGTGTGGTGAGAGGGGGCGGAGTTCCATGGGGAAAGCCAACCGATCATCAACAGTGTAATAGTCATGCTGACGCCTGTAGGATAAATTCCAGAAGTCACAGCAAGGTCACTGGCTTTCCCAGCCagaggacagtgtgtgtgtgtgtgtgtgtgtgtgtgtgtgtgtgtgtgtgcgtgtgcgtgtgcgtgtgtgtgtgtgtgtgtgtgtgtgtgtgtgtgtgtgtgtgtgtgtgtgtgtgtgtgtgtgtgtgtgtgcgtgtgtgtgtgtgtg comes from Gadus macrocephalus chromosome 2, ASM3116895v1 and encodes:
- the LOC132472686 gene encoding alpha-protein kinase 1-like, producing the protein MALSHPHNNLGIGFNKYTSLKAVDSTAGRDYYKSYPMVDYSHRQSPPSFQPVSFHPKDKPFLPPPDIHAPLALTLANASQIPKPKIAKTNTHPLTSSSAFKAWDPSKSHPGSSSPHPGQIHMGLPAGLMAQQQQQQQQQQQQQQQQHHQMHQHQQHHLLNSQLQLQQLQQQHQQHQQQQQQQQHQQHQQHQQHQQHQQHQQHQQQQQSRRQLYSNKRQFSIETLPELFTQPLVYGHSPHVHPKHKGLPTNSKTEVTV